In Streptomyces sp. NBC_00306, a single genomic region encodes these proteins:
- a CDS encoding MMPL family transporter gives MLLSVGRWCARRPKRTVAAWLLLLTALAAAVTVFGTVTSEAVTIPGSDSQAARDAGEAFGDAASGPQPVLLHTTAGEAELTSSAQRAAVEAAARAIADVDHVVAVATPYDRAGGSALSADGRTGRMLVELDLTGRDITPAITRAIVDAAGPAADAGIEVTPGGDLAEAEDKGSTGHSEIIGLAAAFVVLALGFGSLVAAGVPLLTGALGLAGSLCVVGLVGHLVDMPSSGTTIAAMIGLGVGIDYTLFCLTRFRELLAAGAGVEDAVARTMAGSGKSVLFAGAAVIAALAGLALGGLPLLHALALAPGIAVLVAVAATLTLLPAVLALLGPRLAPKPVTARVPRFMAKLASKRSASRPAGSDRVADAGAGTGTDARPRGWGRIAEYVAARPWRCLAAGLVLTGVLAAPAAHLTFGQLDGGDRTVGTASRTAYDRTAAAFGPGANGPLQVTGTLSDPAAAPDDPRLAPVTAALRTTPGVAAVAPAELAADGRHARWQVTPETAPGDPDTAALVHRLREDTRGAGSGLVTHVGGATAAQADLNERLARRMPLVVGFVLAVAGLLLLPAFRSPVIAVKAAVLNLVSVAAAYGVLTAVFQWGWGAQLIGLEGAVPIPGYVPLLMFAVLFGLSMDYEVFLLSAIRAAYVRDGDNRGAVISGLAGTGRIVTSAALIMVSVFLSYVLSDDPVVKMFGIGLAVAVALDATVVRGILVPSTMVLLGRVNWWLPAWLDRLLPHMGIEDDGHGPARPPKEAVADAALASDGSVS, from the coding sequence ATGCTCCTGTCCGTCGGGCGCTGGTGCGCCCGCAGACCCAAGAGAACCGTGGCCGCCTGGCTGCTGCTGCTCACCGCCCTGGCCGCCGCTGTCACTGTCTTCGGGACGGTCACCAGCGAGGCCGTCACCATCCCGGGCAGCGACAGCCAGGCGGCCCGCGACGCGGGCGAGGCTTTCGGCGACGCGGCCTCCGGGCCGCAGCCCGTCCTGCTCCACACCACGGCCGGCGAGGCGGAACTGACCTCCTCGGCGCAGCGGGCGGCGGTCGAGGCGGCCGCGCGGGCCATCGCCGACGTGGACCACGTCGTGGCCGTCGCCACCCCCTACGACCGGGCGGGCGGGAGCGCCCTCAGCGCCGACGGCCGTACCGGCCGGATGCTGGTCGAACTCGACCTCACCGGGCGGGACATCACCCCCGCCATCACCCGCGCCATCGTCGACGCGGCCGGCCCCGCCGCCGACGCGGGCATCGAGGTCACGCCCGGCGGCGATCTCGCCGAGGCGGAGGACAAGGGCTCCACCGGGCACAGCGAGATCATCGGGCTCGCCGCCGCCTTCGTCGTCCTCGCCCTGGGCTTCGGCAGTCTCGTGGCGGCCGGGGTGCCGCTGCTCACGGGTGCGCTGGGGCTCGCCGGGTCCCTGTGCGTGGTCGGCCTGGTCGGACACCTCGTCGACATGCCGTCCTCGGGCACCACGATCGCGGCGATGATCGGCCTCGGCGTGGGCATCGACTACACACTGTTCTGCCTGACCCGGTTCCGTGAACTGCTGGCCGCCGGGGCGGGCGTGGAGGACGCGGTCGCACGCACCATGGCCGGCTCAGGCAAATCGGTGCTCTTCGCCGGAGCCGCGGTCATCGCCGCGCTCGCCGGTCTCGCGCTGGGCGGGCTGCCGCTGCTGCACGCCCTGGCGCTGGCACCGGGGATCGCCGTACTGGTCGCGGTGGCGGCCACGCTGACGCTGCTGCCGGCGGTGCTGGCGCTGCTCGGGCCGAGGCTCGCACCGAAGCCCGTAACGGCACGCGTACCGAGGTTCATGGCGAAGCTCGCCTCGAAGCGTTCCGCGTCGCGGCCGGCGGGGAGCGACCGGGTCGCTGACGCGGGCGCCGGCACCGGCACCGACGCCCGCCCGCGCGGCTGGGGACGTATCGCCGAGTACGTCGCCGCCCGGCCGTGGCGCTGTCTGGCGGCCGGGCTCGTCCTGACCGGCGTCCTGGCCGCACCCGCAGCCCACTTGACGTTCGGTCAACTCGACGGCGGCGACCGGACCGTGGGCACGGCGAGCCGTACGGCGTACGACCGGACCGCGGCCGCCTTCGGCCCCGGCGCCAACGGGCCGCTCCAGGTCACCGGCACCCTGTCCGACCCCGCGGCCGCACCCGACGACCCGAGGCTCGCCCCGGTCACGGCCGCGCTGCGGACCACCCCCGGCGTCGCCGCGGTCGCACCGGCCGAACTGGCCGCCGACGGTCGCCACGCGCGCTGGCAGGTCACCCCCGAGACCGCGCCGGGGGATCCGGACACCGCCGCTCTCGTGCACCGGCTGCGGGAGGACACCCGGGGGGCCGGCAGTGGACTCGTCACGCATGTCGGCGGTGCGACGGCAGCCCAGGCCGACCTCAACGAACGCCTCGCCCGGCGGATGCCGCTGGTGGTCGGATTCGTCCTGGCGGTGGCGGGGCTGCTCCTCCTGCCCGCCTTCCGTTCCCCTGTCATCGCGGTGAAGGCCGCGGTGCTGAACCTGGTGTCCGTGGCGGCCGCCTACGGAGTGCTCACCGCGGTCTTCCAGTGGGGCTGGGGCGCGCAACTGATCGGCCTGGAGGGGGCCGTCCCGATACCCGGCTACGTACCGCTGCTGATGTTCGCGGTGCTGTTCGGGCTCTCGATGGACTACGAGGTGTTCCTGCTCAGCGCCATCAGGGCGGCGTATGTACGCGACGGCGACAACCGCGGTGCGGTGATCAGCGGCCTGGCGGGCACCGGCCGGATCGTCACCTCCGCGGCACTGATCATGGTCAGCGTCTTCCTGAGCTACGTACTGTCCGACGACCCTGTGGTGAAGATGTTCGGCATCGGACTGGCCGTCGCCGTGGCCCTGGACGCGACGGTCGTCCGCGGCATTCTCGTCCCGTCCACGATGGTCCTGCTCGGCCGCGTCAACTGGTGGCTGCCCGCCTGGCTGGACCGGCTGCTGCCGCACATGGGCATCGAGGACGACGGCCACGGTCCGGCGCGACCACCGAAGGAAGCGGTCGCCGATGCGGCCCTCGCGAGCGACGGAAGTGTGTCATGA
- a CDS encoding DUF6183 family protein, which produces MQSDVARRLEGLDTADFSATSALGQEIQHRASAGDLDWAATLGVEVVRLAAGEGEGRSAYLYLLDRVQTVLASVPGRRSLCALMRVPVSLSPGGSSQVTAERRLAQMVASGHRAEDIVRVVYGREPGTAATHEFKACLLHEMVFEAVPITEYPALQSFGERLADEEHPLAVLPLHLLPTERGLRRPPHAPRDWTWALPPSTVAQHSDQATLKVSSEMRRRNAEVDPAEITVAEVAEVMGAAVHHWREQSNGMVAAQEFWSAVPVSPDDFAAVFERLPLTAWPEAAVTARLHSASADRVLTVLLTAAVRSPAYGPGLNRAYGRLAAWRSLGGLVGAPADAVIDHIAAMVEQTRWFIADPSSDWFHQVVWDLAVAALRPDRHEIAVLTATDTD; this is translated from the coding sequence GTGCAAAGCGACGTGGCCCGCCGACTGGAAGGGCTGGATACTGCCGACTTCTCGGCGACTTCTGCACTTGGTCAAGAGATCCAGCATCGGGCTTCCGCCGGAGACCTCGACTGGGCTGCCACGCTCGGCGTGGAGGTCGTCCGGCTGGCGGCCGGCGAGGGTGAGGGGCGATCGGCCTACCTGTACCTCCTCGACCGTGTGCAGACAGTCCTCGCATCCGTGCCGGGCCGACGGAGCCTGTGCGCGCTGATGCGCGTGCCGGTCAGCCTGTCGCCCGGAGGATCCTCACAGGTCACCGCCGAGCGTCGCCTGGCCCAGATGGTGGCCTCGGGCCACAGGGCTGAGGACATCGTCCGGGTGGTGTACGGCAGGGAACCCGGAACCGCCGCGACACACGAATTCAAGGCCTGCCTTCTGCACGAAATGGTATTTGAAGCCGTGCCGATCACTGAGTATCCAGCGCTTCAGTCCTTCGGGGAGAGGCTCGCGGACGAGGAGCACCCGCTCGCGGTACTGCCGCTCCACTTGCTGCCGACAGAGCGAGGGCTGCGCAGGCCACCCCATGCGCCGCGCGACTGGACGTGGGCTTTGCCTCCGTCAACGGTGGCGCAGCACAGTGACCAAGCAACGCTCAAGGTGTCATCGGAGATGCGTCGGCGCAACGCGGAGGTCGACCCCGCGGAGATCACTGTCGCGGAGGTGGCTGAGGTCATGGGCGCTGCTGTGCACCACTGGCGCGAGCAGTCCAACGGAATGGTGGCTGCGCAGGAGTTCTGGTCCGCGGTCCCCGTGTCGCCGGATGACTTCGCGGCCGTTTTCGAGCGGCTGCCGTTGACGGCATGGCCTGAGGCGGCGGTGACGGCCCGGCTGCACTCGGCCTCCGCGGACAGGGTGCTGACGGTGCTGCTCACCGCGGCAGTGCGCAGCCCGGCGTACGGCCCCGGCCTGAATCGCGCGTACGGGCGGCTTGCCGCCTGGCGTTCCCTCGGCGGCCTGGTCGGCGCCCCCGCGGACGCCGTGATCGATCACATTGCGGCGATGGTCGAACAGACACGGTGGTTCATCGCCGACCCCTCGTCCGACTGGTTCCACCAAGTGGTCTGGGATCTGGCGGTTGCGGCGTTGCGGCCGGACAGGCACGAGATCGCGGTCCTTACTGCCACGGACACCGACTGA
- a CDS encoding LmeA family phospholipid-binding protein, translating to MTGLFRAWRGRRRWTVLALCAVLAALPIADRVAAGVAEGRIADRVAAVSTTVVGTPQVRIDGFPFLLDAARGTFPQVSVRADAVTAEEQPVRAAIELHGVTEKADTYTAASADGRFTVPLDSLGGNSGGAASLSADEDGRLRIEGVRGLPLTVTAELRLTGRTITAVPVSASFAGRPLDPSAPRIARAFAERDRVVPVLPAGLSPTDVTVGELGVTVHARGEDVRLG from the coding sequence ATGACCGGCCTGTTCAGAGCGTGGCGCGGCCGGCGCCGCTGGACCGTTCTCGCGCTGTGCGCCGTGCTCGCCGCTCTGCCCATTGCCGACCGCGTCGCCGCCGGTGTCGCCGAGGGACGGATCGCCGACCGGGTCGCCGCCGTGAGCACCACGGTGGTCGGCACCCCGCAGGTACGGATCGACGGCTTCCCGTTCCTCCTGGACGCGGCCCGTGGAACCTTCCCGCAGGTGTCGGTGCGGGCCGACGCGGTCACCGCCGAGGAGCAGCCCGTGCGCGCCGCGATAGAACTGCACGGCGTGACGGAGAAGGCCGACACCTATACGGCGGCGAGCGCGGACGGACGATTCACGGTGCCCCTCGACTCGTTGGGCGGCAATTCCGGCGGTGCCGCGTCGCTCTCCGCCGACGAGGACGGACGGCTGCGTATCGAGGGGGTGCGCGGGCTCCCGCTGACCGTGACGGCGGAACTGCGGCTCACCGGACGCACCATCACGGCGGTCCCGGTGTCGGCCTCGTTCGCGGGACGCCCCCTCGACCCGTCCGCTCCCCGGATCGCCCGGGCCTTCGCGGAACGGGACCGCGTGGTACCGGTTCTGCCGGCGGGCCTCAGCCCGACGGATGTGACGGTCGGGGAGTTGGGGGTGACGGTGCACGCGCGGGGGGAGGATGTGCGGCTGGGCTGA
- a CDS encoding ricin-type beta-trefoil lectin domain protein, whose protein sequence is MSDVLRLGGPSMAAVAQDGLNQPQDKLHELANREHWEDTPLAQAYNKDKEAASKELEAVHALRGTWKKPLDGLETPRGFTDADFHWPPGSPGDGKDDFYGQTGLTKWTADRFWKSDSDFYEDPTPKADAATAKAVKDLGLPLYGKEPDPQLPEWNRQVAEHGAFDHLTDWSLEPTGADNARLFLASGGFPRTAPQPGTAEHRIAVEDFKTRFAACTWRDPIDPNKALGGISTTAATEWQQEIASQAVQRNQLLTSNKDATKALATGAKALGDMLGHSWVADHLARWQDYWSAGGLGWIGDSYATIEVPGAKGMCLDVAGGAKTNGTPIQIYTCNNGAAQQWTLEGSEDDLHLRNVGSQKCLDVAGNASANGTKIQISDCYKSKGQSWKGDVRASSPLKSVTTGKCLDLSSFTKSTDARLYDCKDASAQKFLIKPSGHKGTDSLSYPDKAQFDKAKKGITDTQAAAKKQLATLKAQLESAKQAATASDTAEKAAYGIADAAGAPRGRGLLVGQQKAQVTKGSVAALTAMVKAGETAEAAARSSAGDSETIAQRALAQAAQSKAEFRKEAAHTAELQAKAAADAAKIHRDNAKKDKETAEAKLTEALKAEADAKAAAAEAHAKRLAAEAEEKTAKAEKDTAAAKQAEANQHKQTAQAEATNAKEAKEKAEAAEATAVEKKNGAVKARDKARELRDDAWDAAQKADAARAKADAKEAFAQAHESDSNAQESRAAADAASAHADDAEAAAGRARTAADAATDAAAEADAAATRAEAAAKRSRAHADDAQAAKLKADAAVKTATSAAADAIDASEHASGEAKSAVKLAEEAEKLAKAAKSHADEAFKEAGKALVASAKAAGFAHVTAQAAVDAGNAAAQVAKPANDAIQLGSPYVTTDSAASLVVLTGQASKSIAEQQKAVADAHAKNAQAEAAAAKNLAEQATGDAKIAYQYAANAAGHAANARTYSKEALGYAADAAAAAAKASASLARTVEYDRKATVDAAAADQAAGRAEGYAQAARDSADQAALDAQAARDAAAAAEQSAKDARAAANRADAAATEAEQAAKDALKYAKEAQQAAEEAARNAANKQVSNGAGTGVGGTWYVVDEGSIEITDAKQQNDCVIEIGFEGCTVTFAVTFSATVDFFLCANRDAQAGAGGCPQDDTLLVESKRIPGLKKDVTRYFSKLELIQQTLTYKLIKAVLVQDFVDCWHGSVSGCAWAASNFIPGKALGKVFEGIQALDAAMKTGVGVADAFKALKTLDLDPATLAQIERSVNAYEGVVHACKANSFPGSTQVLMADGSHKAIRDVRIGDMVLATDPETGVTGPRRVDATIYTPDDRNFTDITLDSNNGGGSLSATDHHPFWSEKGRQWRNAADLTPQDTLRTTDGASVRISGIRHWTGLSPAYNLTVDDLHTYYVLAGRTPVLVHNTSCPVSFVDLGGGNFKSPGGLIYGADRKHGHKINHVLAHTVPDASRPTHTVFVEKNPSKVLDLVDQAWAMQSKAIRDPNDAFRFVFYMGEEIGTRGEKYLQIAVDPQTKYILSAYPVAHP, encoded by the coding sequence ATGAGCGATGTGCTGCGGCTGGGTGGGCCGTCCATGGCCGCCGTCGCGCAGGACGGGCTCAACCAGCCGCAGGACAAACTCCACGAGCTGGCGAACCGGGAGCACTGGGAGGACACGCCGCTGGCGCAGGCGTACAACAAGGACAAGGAGGCGGCCTCCAAGGAACTGGAAGCCGTTCATGCTCTGCGAGGCACGTGGAAGAAGCCGCTCGACGGTCTTGAGACACCGCGCGGCTTCACCGACGCCGACTTCCACTGGCCTCCGGGCTCGCCGGGAGACGGCAAGGACGACTTCTACGGTCAGACGGGTCTGACGAAGTGGACCGCCGACCGGTTCTGGAAGAGCGACAGCGACTTCTACGAGGACCCCACCCCCAAGGCCGACGCCGCGACGGCGAAGGCCGTCAAGGACCTCGGCTTGCCGCTGTACGGCAAGGAGCCCGATCCGCAGCTGCCCGAGTGGAACCGACAGGTCGCCGAGCACGGAGCTTTCGACCACCTGACGGACTGGTCTCTGGAGCCGACGGGTGCGGACAACGCCCGTCTGTTCCTCGCCTCCGGCGGGTTCCCCCGCACGGCGCCGCAGCCGGGCACTGCGGAGCACCGCATCGCGGTCGAGGACTTCAAGACCCGGTTCGCCGCGTGCACATGGCGTGATCCGATCGACCCGAACAAGGCGCTGGGCGGTATCTCCACCACCGCCGCCACGGAGTGGCAGCAGGAGATCGCCTCTCAGGCCGTTCAGCGCAACCAGCTCCTGACGTCCAACAAGGATGCCACCAAGGCGCTGGCCACCGGGGCAAAGGCCCTGGGGGACATGCTGGGTCATTCCTGGGTTGCCGACCATCTGGCTCGCTGGCAGGACTACTGGTCCGCCGGTGGGCTGGGCTGGATCGGTGACAGCTACGCGACGATCGAGGTGCCGGGCGCGAAGGGCATGTGCCTGGACGTCGCAGGCGGTGCCAAGACCAACGGCACGCCGATCCAGATCTACACCTGCAACAACGGCGCGGCCCAGCAGTGGACGCTGGAGGGCAGCGAGGACGACCTCCACCTGCGCAATGTCGGCTCGCAGAAGTGCCTGGACGTGGCCGGGAACGCGTCGGCGAACGGCACGAAGATCCAGATCTCGGACTGCTACAAGTCCAAGGGACAGTCGTGGAAGGGCGACGTCCGTGCGTCCTCGCCGCTGAAGAGCGTCACCACGGGCAAGTGCCTGGACCTCAGCTCGTTCACCAAGAGCACGGACGCTCGGCTGTACGACTGCAAGGACGCCAGTGCGCAGAAGTTCCTGATCAAGCCGTCCGGCCACAAGGGCACGGACAGCCTGTCGTACCCGGACAAGGCGCAGTTCGACAAGGCGAAGAAGGGCATCACCGACACCCAGGCGGCGGCGAAGAAGCAGCTCGCCACGCTCAAGGCGCAGTTGGAGAGTGCCAAGCAGGCGGCCACCGCGTCCGACACCGCGGAGAAGGCCGCGTACGGCATCGCGGACGCCGCTGGGGCGCCGCGGGGCCGTGGGCTGCTGGTGGGTCAGCAGAAGGCACAGGTCACCAAGGGTTCCGTGGCCGCCCTGACCGCGATGGTGAAGGCCGGTGAGACGGCGGAGGCGGCGGCCCGGTCGTCCGCGGGCGACAGCGAGACGATCGCGCAGCGCGCGCTGGCGCAGGCCGCGCAGTCGAAGGCGGAGTTCCGCAAGGAGGCCGCGCACACCGCCGAGTTGCAGGCCAAGGCCGCGGCGGATGCGGCCAAGATCCACCGGGACAACGCGAAGAAGGACAAGGAGACCGCGGAGGCCAAGCTCACCGAGGCGCTGAAGGCCGAGGCCGATGCCAAGGCGGCTGCCGCGGAGGCGCACGCAAAGCGGCTCGCGGCCGAGGCCGAGGAGAAGACGGCCAAGGCGGAGAAGGACACCGCCGCGGCCAAGCAGGCCGAGGCCAACCAGCACAAGCAGACCGCGCAGGCCGAGGCGACGAACGCCAAGGAGGCCAAGGAGAAGGCCGAAGCCGCCGAGGCCACCGCGGTCGAGAAGAAGAACGGCGCGGTCAAGGCCCGCGACAAGGCCCGCGAGTTGCGGGACGACGCGTGGGACGCCGCGCAGAAGGCCGACGCGGCGCGCGCCAAGGCGGATGCGAAGGAGGCGTTCGCGCAGGCGCACGAGTCCGACAGCAATGCCCAGGAGTCCAGGGCGGCTGCGGACGCGGCGAGCGCTCACGCCGACGATGCCGAAGCGGCTGCCGGCCGTGCCCGCACCGCGGCGGATGCCGCCACCGATGCGGCCGCTGAGGCGGACGCGGCGGCGACCCGTGCGGAGGCGGCCGCCAAGCGCTCCCGTGCGCACGCGGACGACGCCCAGGCCGCAAAGCTCAAGGCCGATGCCGCGGTGAAGACCGCGACGAGCGCGGCGGCCGACGCCATCGACGCGTCCGAGCACGCCTCCGGCGAGGCCAAGTCGGCCGTCAAGCTGGCGGAGGAGGCGGAGAAGCTGGCCAAGGCCGCCAAGTCGCATGCGGACGAGGCGTTCAAGGAGGCCGGCAAGGCGCTGGTCGCCTCTGCGAAGGCGGCGGGCTTCGCCCATGTCACCGCGCAGGCCGCGGTCGACGCGGGCAACGCAGCGGCCCAGGTCGCCAAGCCGGCGAACGACGCGATCCAGCTCGGCTCGCCGTATGTCACCACCGACTCGGCCGCGAGCCTGGTCGTGCTGACCGGGCAGGCGTCGAAGTCGATCGCGGAACAGCAGAAGGCCGTCGCGGACGCCCACGCCAAGAACGCACAGGCCGAAGCGGCCGCCGCGAAGAACCTCGCCGAACAGGCAACGGGCGACGCGAAGATCGCTTACCAGTACGCGGCCAACGCAGCCGGTCATGCGGCGAACGCCCGCACCTACTCCAAGGAGGCTCTGGGCTACGCGGCCGACGCAGCAGCCGCCGCCGCCAAGGCATCGGCGTCCCTGGCCCGCACGGTCGAGTACGACCGCAAGGCCACCGTGGACGCGGCCGCGGCCGACCAGGCGGCGGGCCGTGCCGAGGGCTACGCCCAGGCAGCCCGCGACTCCGCCGACCAGGCCGCGCTCGACGCCCAGGCCGCACGCGACGCCGCAGCCGCGGCCGAGCAGTCGGCCAAGGACGCCCGCGCAGCCGCGAACCGCGCCGACGCCGCAGCGACCGAGGCCGAGCAGGCCGCCAAGGACGCCCTCAAGTACGCCAAGGAGGCGCAGCAGGCAGCGGAGGAAGCGGCTCGCAACGCCGCGAACAAGCAGGTCTCGAACGGTGCGGGTACCGGGGTCGGCGGCACGTGGTACGTCGTCGACGAGGGCAGTATCGAGATCACCGACGCCAAGCAGCAGAACGACTGCGTCATCGAGATCGGCTTCGAGGGCTGCACCGTCACATTCGCGGTCACCTTCAGCGCGACGGTCGACTTCTTCCTCTGCGCCAACCGCGACGCGCAGGCCGGCGCCGGCGGATGTCCTCAGGACGACACGCTGCTCGTCGAGAGCAAGCGCATTCCGGGTCTGAAGAAGGACGTCACCCGATACTTCTCCAAGCTGGAACTCATCCAGCAGACCCTCACCTACAAGCTCATCAAGGCGGTCCTGGTCCAGGACTTCGTCGACTGCTGGCACGGCAGTGTCAGCGGCTGCGCCTGGGCCGCGAGCAACTTCATTCCCGGCAAGGCGCTCGGCAAGGTCTTCGAGGGCATCCAGGCTCTGGACGCCGCGATGAAGACCGGTGTCGGCGTTGCAGACGCGTTCAAGGCGCTCAAGACCCTGGACTTGGACCCTGCGACCCTCGCCCAGATCGAGCGATCGGTCAATGCCTACGAGGGCGTGGTCCATGCCTGCAAGGCCAACAGCTTCCCGGGTAGCACGCAGGTCCTCATGGCGGACGGCTCACACAAGGCCATCCGGGATGTGCGCATCGGCGACATGGTCCTGGCCACCGACCCGGAAACCGGAGTCACCGGTCCGCGCCGCGTCGATGCGACGATCTATACCCCCGACGACCGCAATTTCACGGATATCACCCTCGATTCGAACAACGGCGGCGGGTCGCTGTCCGCTACGGACCACCACCCGTTCTGGTCCGAAAAGGGCAGGCAGTGGAGGAACGCGGCGGACCTGACCCCGCAGGACACTCTCCGCACCACCGATGGCGCATCTGTGCGCATCAGCGGCATTCGCCACTGGACGGGACTCTCCCCCGCCTACAACCTCACTGTCGACGACCTCCACACCTACTACGTGTTGGCCGGCCGCACGCCGGTGCTCGTGCACAACACATCCTGCCCCGTCAGCTTCGTCGACTTGGGCGGTGGCAACTTCAAGTCGCCCGGTGGGCTCATCTATGGCGCCGACAGGAAGCACGGGCACAAGATCAACCACGTGCTCGCCCACACTGTGCCCGATGCCTCGAGGCCGACGCACACGGTGTTCGTGGAAAAGAACCCCAGCAAGGTTCTCGACCTGGTGGACCAGGCGTGGGCCATGCAGAGCAAAGCGATCAGGGACCCCAATGACGCGTTCAGGTTCGTGTTCTACATGGGCGAGGAAATCGGGACCAGAGGGGAGAAGTACCTGCAGATCGCGGTTGATCCGCAGACCAAGTACATTCTGAGCGCCTATCCGGTGGCCCACCCCTAG